The Ignatzschineria rhizosphaerae genome contains a region encoding:
- the yccS gene encoding YccS family putative transporter — MLSLSKLTRTFYNNLLLYCTKIFIVMSGVVIAPMLITGSLQLPPILGAVAAALSDLDNHIKGRVKNIGLILLIFFLASTAVELIFPYPLIFFLLCVFGTASLIMLGALGDRYATIAFGTLVLTVYTMLTFEADRAWYIQPIMLIIGALWYHLISLLFHFIWPARPMTESLADCYKDLARLLELKSRFFDPDEVESIKELKLKLSIAGKNLTAKLDNIRGAIIRRLQNERGQNPFPEILNYYLVAQTIYERAASVHVEYELLHKKFLYSDLLFRFQRLMMQQGQTALKISEAINKHEEYEHPQYLNRLSTRLNETIERLKKSGNHEREVYRSLDNLLHNLEQINALFLKMQSGLATNDLLNTEIQQLLPQTPQKISLKDRFLEIYQRIMSHLTPESEVFRHAVRMSFVMGAGYLIIWIANIGNIYLLNGDEITTRIYWIILTAIFVCQPNSTATKTRITKRFSGTVLGVIVTILFLQFSPSVSLQALIVILSGTLFFIFSAAQYSFATALITIMILIGFNLNDYNFIAPERLIDTMIGCALAWIAARYILPDWRYHNVLKTYDKVALQNSRYLKEIQEQYHLGRSDHLAYLTSRTLASEADSELSSLFSSLSASNQHDKATLEEIFNNLCLNNTFLGYLSALGAHREKVEDKEVLVLFDKTANFIIKTLQTKQFDQPYYSALKREIYQLQHHESCTQNSVSTILLQQLMLLLRTLPSYLKALFNA; from the coding sequence ATGTTATCCCTGTCAAAACTCACGCGCACTTTCTACAACAACTTACTCCTTTACTGCACTAAGATCTTTATCGTAATGTCCGGAGTTGTTATTGCGCCGATGTTAATAACGGGCTCCTTACAACTTCCTCCGATTTTAGGTGCCGTTGCCGCAGCGCTTTCTGATCTTGATAACCATATTAAAGGCCGCGTAAAAAATATTGGGCTGATCCTCCTGATCTTCTTCCTTGCTTCAACGGCGGTTGAGCTAATCTTCCCTTATCCTTTGATTTTTTTCCTTCTTTGCGTCTTTGGCACGGCATCTCTAATCATGCTTGGGGCTTTAGGAGATCGCTACGCCACGATTGCCTTTGGTACTTTAGTTTTAACCGTTTATACCATGCTCACTTTTGAAGCTGATCGCGCTTGGTATATTCAGCCGATTATGCTCATTATCGGGGCGCTTTGGTACCATCTGATCTCCCTTTTATTTCATTTTATTTGGCCGGCAAGACCGATGACTGAGTCTTTAGCGGATTGTTATAAAGATCTAGCAAGGTTACTTGAGCTTAAATCTCGTTTTTTTGACCCTGATGAAGTCGAAAGTATCAAAGAACTGAAATTAAAACTCTCCATTGCCGGAAAAAACTTAACCGCAAAGCTTGATAATATCCGCGGAGCGATTATTCGTAGATTACAAAATGAGCGAGGACAGAACCCTTTTCCAGAGATCCTCAATTACTATCTTGTCGCACAAACTATTTATGAACGCGCAGCTTCTGTGCATGTGGAATATGAGCTTTTGCACAAAAAATTCCTCTATAGCGACCTACTCTTTCGCTTCCAACGATTAATGATGCAACAAGGGCAAACAGCGCTCAAGATCTCTGAAGCCATCAATAAACATGAAGAGTACGAACATCCCCAATATCTCAATAGACTCTCGACCCGCTTAAATGAAACCATCGAGCGTCTTAAAAAGTCCGGAAATCATGAGCGAGAAGTTTATCGCTCCCTTGATAATCTTCTTCATAATCTAGAGCAAATTAACGCACTCTTTTTAAAGATGCAAAGTGGGCTTGCAACCAATGATCTTCTCAATACAGAGATTCAACAACTTCTACCTCAAACACCTCAAAAGATCAGTCTTAAAGATCGCTTCTTAGAGATTTATCAACGCATCATGAGCCATCTTACACCGGAATCTGAAGTCTTTCGTCATGCTGTGCGTATGAGCTTTGTAATGGGAGCGGGATACCTTATTATCTGGATTGCCAATATTGGGAATATCTATCTTCTTAATGGTGATGAAATTACAACTCGTATTTATTGGATCATTTTAACAGCGATCTTCGTCTGCCAACCTAATTCAACGGCAACAAAAACACGGATTACAAAGCGCTTTTCCGGCACCGTATTAGGCGTCATTGTTACCATTCTCTTTTTACAATTTTCACCATCGGTCTCCTTACAAGCGTTAATTGTCATCTTGAGCGGGACACTCTTTTTTATCTTTAGTGCCGCGCAATACTCCTTTGCCACAGCCCTGATTACCATCATGATCTTAATTGGCTTTAACTTAAATGATTATAACTTTATCGCCCCTGAGCGCCTTATTGATACGATGATTGGCTGCGCTCTAGCGTGGATTGCCGCGCGCTATATCTTGCCTGACTGGCGCTATCATAATGTTCTTAAGACCTATGATAAAGTTGCACTGCAAAATAGCCGTTATCTTAAAGAGATCCAAGAGCAATATCATCTTGGAAGAAGTGATCACCTTGCGTACTTAACCTCAAGAACGCTTGCAAGTGAAGCAGATAGCGAGCTCTCTTCACTTTTCTCCTCACTTTCTGCTTCCAATCAGCATGATAAAGCGACGCTAGAAGAGATCTTTAATAACCTCTGTTTAAATAATACCTTTTTAGGTTATCTCTCGGCATTAGGCGCTCATCGAGAAAAGGTAGAAGATAAAGAGGTATTAGTGCTATTTGATAAGACGGCTAATTTTATTATTAAAACACTTCAGACTAAACAGTTTGATCAGCCCTACTATAGCGCCTTAAAGCGGGAAATTTATCAGTTGCAACATCACGAGAGTTGCACACAAAATAGTGTCTCAACAATTTTATTACAACAGTTGATGCTTCTTCTTCGAACGCTTCCTTCTTATTTAAAGGCACTATTTAACGCATAA
- a CDS encoding (2Fe-2S)-binding protein — MNQAMDQERVTQKYPTIERKPLTLTINGEKIGPIEVPITMLMIDFLHEYLDLTGTHFGCGQGVCHACTVMVLHDDGSKSESRTCVFGAHYFSGKNIVTIEGHAKEQEGKLVLTPIQQAFIDNFSFQCGYCAPGFVAGATVFLDQLNRTPVKRAHLEKAIEDALNDHICRCTGYVRYYEAIRDVALATPGCVID; from the coding sequence ATGAATCAAGCGATGGATCAGGAGCGAGTGACTCAAAAGTATCCCACTATTGAGCGAAAACCCCTAACTTTAACGATCAATGGTGAAAAGATAGGGCCTATAGAGGTTCCTATTACAATGTTAATGATTGACTTTTTACATGAATATTTAGATTTAACAGGAACACATTTTGGCTGTGGGCAAGGGGTTTGTCACGCTTGCACGGTGATGGTACTGCATGATGATGGCTCAAAAAGCGAAAGCCGAACTTGTGTATTTGGTGCACATTATTTTTCTGGTAAAAATATCGTCACGATTGAAGGGCATGCAAAAGAGCAGGAAGGAAAATTAGTATTAACGCCGATTCAACAAGCCTTTATTGATAATTTCTCTTTTCAATGTGGCTATTGCGCACCAGGATTTGTTGCAGGTGCGACTGTTTTTTTAGATCAGCTGAATCGAACGCCGGTAAAGCGAGCACATTTAGAGAAAGCGATTGAAGATGCGCTTAATGATCATATTTGTCGTTGTACAGGTTATGTTCGTTACTATGAAGCGATTCGTGATGTCGCACTTGCAACGCCAGGTTGCGTGATTGATTAA
- a CDS encoding 5-formyltetrahydrofolate cyclo-ligase — MPEIINIPATLYQEKTALKADLRAEVLEKRKGLTNELIKSYSQSIGEWLLSILPEKPIYIHLFLPMAKNHEVDLRGLLPVLWERGDTVYIPRVTIDQKLEHVQLTPGTIIEKNRWGIPEPAKHHLPATKEEIKAIEIVLTPLLVCDQQGFRVGYGGGFYDQFFQDYPHVQKIGVGFFEPITEILDIYEGDIPLDLYISPSRITRFNQ; from the coding sequence ATGCCGGAAATAATCAACATCCCTGCTACTTTATACCAAGAAAAAACAGCGCTAAAAGCAGACCTTCGTGCCGAAGTTTTAGAGAAACGAAAAGGCTTAACGAATGAACTAATAAAGAGCTATTCCCAAAGTATTGGGGAATGGCTTCTTTCTATATTGCCGGAAAAACCTATCTATATACATCTATTTCTGCCGATGGCAAAAAATCATGAAGTCGATCTTCGAGGTTTATTGCCGGTACTTTGGGAGCGTGGAGATACCGTTTATATTCCACGTGTAACCATCGATCAAAAACTTGAGCATGTGCAATTAACGCCAGGAACCATCATTGAGAAGAATCGCTGGGGGATTCCTGAGCCTGCAAAGCATCATTTGCCGGCAACTAAAGAAGAAATCAAAGCGATTGAGATCGTGCTGACACCGCTTTTAGTATGTGACCAACAAGGTTTTCGGGTCGGTTATGGCGGTGGGTTTTACGACCAGTTTTTTCAAGATTATCCACATGTGCAAAAGATCGGGGTTGGTTTTTTTGAGCCTATTACCGAAATTCTCGATATCTATGAAGGGGATATTCCTTTAGATCTATATATCTCGCCATCGAGAATCACACGCTTTAATCAGTAA
- a CDS encoding cytochrome c translates to MKKLRYYDRPKRRSGLIRLIVWLLIIGVIFSLLVLFGVFKQDTVSESAKSPLPQAEQEALIPRGKELALAGDCFGCHSRSDGEKGAGGVPIATPFGTIYSTNITPDKDFGIGDYTREDFHRALKDGVGKKGNLFPAMPFVFTHITTDRDLDALYAYIMSIPPLQVPNAKNSGVFELPVRPFMNFWTLLNFPDRKVPIDENRSDVWNRGAYLVEGLAHCGACHSPRNFMMGVKFSDALAGGFESGMAIPDIRAERLAKNGYSVADLTQYLSTGIAPEGSSFAGMNTVTHFSTSQMNLSDVKAMATYLLTDSKGKLLTPEQSPIVYNQVVGRMKQGDREKGREYYMAACAGCHGLQGEGTPNVAPSLSHNAIVEMQDPQTFIGVILHGLQTTNYTNGQRMYAMPGFNGELKPEQIADLLTWIRAEWGGIDQGISTKEVDKAL, encoded by the coding sequence ATGAAAAAATTACGTTATTATGATCGCCCGAAACGCCGCAGTGGTCTTATCAGGCTGATTGTTTGGTTATTAATTATTGGGGTGATCTTCTCTTTATTGGTATTGTTTGGTGTTTTTAAGCAAGATACGGTGAGTGAAAGTGCGAAATCCCCCCTACCTCAAGCAGAGCAAGAAGCGCTTATACCTAGGGGGAAGGAGCTGGCACTTGCGGGGGATTGTTTTGGTTGTCATTCTCGGTCTGATGGGGAAAAAGGCGCTGGTGGCGTTCCTATTGCGACCCCTTTTGGTACGATCTATTCCACCAATATTACGCCCGATAAAGATTTTGGAATTGGGGATTATACACGAGAGGATTTCCATCGTGCGTTAAAAGATGGTGTGGGTAAAAAAGGCAATCTCTTTCCGGCAATGCCCTTTGTTTTTACTCACATTACAACTGATCGTGATTTAGATGCGCTCTATGCTTATATCATGAGTATTCCTCCTTTACAGGTTCCAAATGCTAAAAATAGTGGTGTTTTTGAGCTTCCTGTTCGACCATTTATGAATTTTTGGACACTTCTTAACTTTCCAGATCGAAAAGTGCCAATCGATGAGAATCGCTCGGATGTTTGGAATCGAGGGGCTTATTTAGTGGAAGGCTTAGCGCATTGCGGTGCGTGTCATTCTCCTCGTAATTTTATGATGGGTGTAAAATTTAGCGATGCGTTAGCGGGTGGGTTTGAATCTGGAATGGCAATTCCTGATATTCGAGCAGAAAGACTTGCTAAAAATGGCTATAGCGTTGCAGATTTAACGCAGTATCTATCAACAGGAATTGCCCCAGAAGGAAGCTCTTTTGCGGGTATGAATACCGTGACGCATTTCTCCACAAGCCAGATGAATCTTTCGGATGTAAAAGCGATGGCAACATATCTTTTAACAGATTCAAAAGGGAAGCTTTTAACGCCGGAGCAATCCCCAATAGTTTATAACCAAGTGGTGGGGAGAATGAAGCAAGGGGATAGGGAGAAAGGGCGAGAATACTATATGGCAGCTTGCGCAGGATGTCACGGTCTTCAAGGGGAGGGTACACCAAATGTTGCCCCATCTTTGAGTCATAATGCCATTGTGGAGATGCAAGATCCGCAAACCTTTATCGGGGTGATTCTCCATGGTTTACAGACCACTAATTATACCAATGGGCAAAGAATGTATGCGATGCCTGGGTTTAATGGGGAATTAAAGCCCGAGCAGATCGCCGATCTTTTAACATGGATTCGCGCAGAATGGGGCGGGATTGATCAAGGAATTTCGACCAAAGAGGTGGATAAAGCTCTCTAA
- the ssb gene encoding single-stranded DNA-binding protein — MSRGINKVILVGRLGNDPDVRYTASGSAVTTISIATSESWKDRNTGQQQERTEWHRVVFFGRLAEIAGQYLKKGSQVYVEGSLRTNKYTDKNGIERYSTDINANELQMLGGGGSGGGNFGGQPMQDDYSGFNQAPPQNNYGGGQQQQQRQAPQQNQGFNQPRQQDNNMADFDSFDDDVPF; from the coding sequence ATGTCACGTGGAATTAATAAAGTTATTCTTGTCGGACGTTTAGGGAATGATCCAGACGTTCGCTATACCGCAAGCGGAAGCGCGGTAACAACGATTTCTATCGCAACTTCAGAAAGCTGGAAAGATCGTAACACAGGACAACAACAAGAGCGTACAGAGTGGCATCGTGTTGTATTCTTCGGTCGTTTAGCAGAAATCGCAGGACAATACCTTAAAAAAGGTAGCCAAGTCTATGTGGAAGGTTCCCTTCGCACCAACAAATATACCGATAAAAATGGGATCGAGCGCTATAGCACCGATATCAACGCAAACGAGCTCCAAATGCTCGGCGGTGGCGGATCTGGCGGCGGCAACTTTGGTGGTCAGCCTATGCAAGATGATTACTCAGGCTTCAACCAAGCACCCCCACAAAACAACTACGGAGGCGGGCAACAACAGCAACAGCGTCAAGCCCCACAACAAAACCAAGGCTTCAACCAACCAAGACAGCAAGATAACAACATGGCTGACTTCGATAGCTTTGATGATGATGTACCGTTCTAA
- the ppnN gene encoding nucleotide 5'-monophosphate nucleosidase PpnN, translating into MPNRIRYDIYPPKGSMDLISHTESAILKKTAKGELYPLFRNCTLAVLNTGSKTDDPHVIFNKYKDYDIELIRTERGIKLRLYNPPHEVFVDGKLTDVIRRNLFSVLRDTLFIDSVSNLYQEYKNGNGSILDNTIETRNSLTTDFVFAILRNANTLRTDQDPNIIVCWGGHSINQTEYEYGYAVGQELGVRHLNICTGCGPGAMEAPMRGAAVGHARQSNKESRFIGITETSIVAAEPPNPLVNELIVMSDIEKRLEAFIRLGHGVIIFPGGVGTAEEFFYILGLLLLPQNKDICLPLILTGPKESEQYFRTLDKFIERTLGKEAQKLYEIIIDDPVEVAKKLKLSMPHVKDCRQQRGDSYCFNWLLTIPEDFQKPFIPTHENMATLDLHLDQPKEKLAANLRKAFSGIVAGNVKEFGVNAIAEKGPFELTGDPELMEMVDELLRDFVEQQRMKLPGSEYEPCYIIKS; encoded by the coding sequence ATGCCAAATCGTATTCGATATGATATCTATCCCCCAAAAGGTTCGATGGATCTTATCTCTCACACCGAAAGCGCTATTTTAAAGAAAACAGCCAAAGGTGAACTCTATCCGCTCTTTAGAAACTGTACTTTAGCAGTTCTTAATACCGGCAGTAAAACTGATGACCCTCATGTCATTTTTAATAAATATAAAGATTATGATATCGAACTGATCCGTACAGAGCGTGGGATTAAACTACGCCTTTATAATCCTCCTCATGAAGTTTTTGTCGATGGAAAGCTCACCGATGTTATTCGTCGTAACCTCTTCTCTGTGCTTAGAGATACCCTTTTTATTGATTCTGTTTCTAATCTTTATCAAGAATATAAAAATGGAAATGGTTCAATCCTTGATAACACCATTGAAACCCGTAACTCTTTAACCACCGATTTTGTATTTGCTATTTTACGTAATGCCAATACTTTACGCACCGACCAAGATCCTAATATTATCGTCTGCTGGGGCGGTCATTCTATTAATCAGACAGAGTATGAGTATGGTTACGCGGTTGGACAAGAGCTTGGCGTACGCCATCTAAATATCTGTACAGGTTGTGGCCCTGGCGCAATGGAAGCGCCGATGAGAGGAGCGGCTGTTGGGCATGCTAGACAATCAAATAAAGAGAGTCGCTTTATCGGTATCACCGAAACCTCTATCGTAGCAGCAGAGCCACCTAATCCGCTTGTTAACGAACTCATTGTAATGTCTGATATTGAAAAAAGGCTTGAAGCCTTTATTCGCTTAGGCCATGGCGTCATTATCTTCCCTGGCGGCGTTGGTACTGCTGAAGAGTTCTTCTATATTCTAGGCTTACTACTTCTTCCTCAAAATAAAGATATCTGCCTACCCCTGATATTAACTGGCCCTAAAGAGAGTGAGCAGTATTTCCGTACACTTGATAAATTTATTGAGAGAACCTTAGGAAAAGAGGCACAAAAACTCTATGAAATCATCATTGATGATCCTGTAGAGGTTGCTAAAAAACTAAAACTTTCAATGCCGCATGTTAAAGATTGCCGTCAGCAACGGGGTGATTCTTACTGCTTTAACTGGCTCTTAACCATCCCTGAAGATTTCCAAAAGCCTTTTATTCCAACACATGAAAATATGGCAACACTTGATCTTCATTTAGATCAGCCTAAAGAGAAGCTTGCGGCCAATCTTCGTAAAGCCTTCTCGGGGATTGTTGCCGGCAACGTTAAAGAGTTTGGCGTCAATGCTATTGCAGAGAAAGGTCCTTTTGAACTCACGGGGGATCCTGAACTTATGGAGATGGTTGATGAGTTACTACGGGACTTTGTAGAGCAGCAGCGAATGAAGCTTCCTGGCAGTGAATATGAGCCTTGCTACATTATTAAAAGCTAG